From Linepithema humile isolate Giens D197 chromosome 8, Lhum_UNIL_v1.0, whole genome shotgun sequence, one genomic window encodes:
- the LOC105679280 gene encoding uncharacterized protein gives MYFRFPKCEATRKIWLTNIGLTEAMLSSIPVLCSEHFEKEAFDRRSVNRVHLKPNSIPFPHTTLMEVSDNNNETEIEIENASKEFSEEVTVSSNLSYPYKVDQQEITVNVSEETFSPKRCRFDEEEIKTESDIQHCQTKSTSISPNRFKVDKATAVSPNFHFNSPRKTTLREMLKEQAQQHSKTVSALKQKVQRQEKKIASIVEILHTLQEKYLDEHQVDILKDISSSNAHFLKRAIKKDMVFSSRDQRESVYLS, from the exons atgtATTTTAGATTTCCAAAATGTGAAGCCACGCGGAAAATATGGCTCACTAATATTGGATTAACCGAAGCAATGTTATCAAGTATACCAGTTTTATGTTcagaacattttgaaaaagaagCGTTTGACAGAAGATCGGTAAATAGAGTTCACCTTAAACCAAACAGTATTCCATTT CCACATACTACTTTAATGGAAGTAAGTGATAACAATAATGAGACTGAAATCGAAATCGAAAATGCATCCAAAGAGTTTAGTGAAGAAGTTACTGTATCTTCTAATTTATCATATCCTTATAAGGTGGACCAACAGGAAATCACAGTTAATGTCAGTGAAGAAACATTTTCACCAAAACGATGCCGATTTGATGAGGAAGAAATAA AGACTGAGTCAGATATACAACATTGTCAAACAAAATCAACATCGATATCACCTAACCGATTTAAAGTGGACAAAGCAACAGCTGTTTCGcctaattttcattttaactCACCACGCAAAACTACGTTGCGGGAGATGTTGAAAGAGCAGGCACAACAACATTCGAAGACAGTATCAGCATTAAAGCAAAAAGTTCAGcgacaagagaaaaaaattgcttcaATAGTAGAGATACTACATACTTTGCAAGAAAAGTATTTGGATGAACATCAAGTGGATATCTTGAAAGATATCAGTTCTTCTAATGCCCATTTCTTAAAACGAGCCATTAAAAAAG ACATGGTTTTCTCATCCCGTGACCAAAGAGAAAGTGTTTATCTTTCTTGA